A genome region from Verrucomicrobiota bacterium includes the following:
- a CDS encoding type II toxin-antitoxin system VapC family toxin, translated as MAAKVIDSWALIAFFEDENAAEEVEKILNLASVNRCKLFMSVVNWGEVYYSTMRKTSREVADKVAGQIASLPIEIVGVSEDLAMVKQASLYKASYKMSYADCFAAALAKEKKAELITGDLEFKNVENEIKINWL; from the coding sequence ATGGCTGCAAAAGTAATCGATAGTTGGGCCTTAATTGCGTTTTTCGAAGATGAAAATGCTGCGGAAGAAGTCGAAAAAATCCTCAATCTTGCGTCTGTCAACCGTTGTAAACTTTTTATGAGCGTCGTGAATTGGGGAGAAGTGTATTATAGCACAATGAGAAAAACATCACGTGAAGTAGCTGACAAGGTGGCCGGGCAAATAGCTTCACTGCCCATCGAAATAGTAGGAGTCAGTGAAGATTTGGCTATGGTAAAACAGGCATCGCTTTATAAGGCATCTTATAAAATGTCTTATGCAGACTGTTTTGCAGCGGCATTGGCAAAAGAGAAGAAAGCTGAATTAATCACGGGTGATCTAGAGTTTAAGAATGTTGAAAATGAAATTAAAATCAACTGGTTGTAA
- a CDS encoding AbrB/MazE/SpoVT family DNA-binding domain-containing protein has product MNVIIDEVSFSIKGQIVIPRRLRKEFEIEEGTRAYIQSTSEGILIKPLTKAHIKRMRGSLKGKGVLKCLIEDRESEREK; this is encoded by the coding sequence ATGAATGTAATAATAGATGAAGTTTCCTTTTCGATTAAAGGTCAAATTGTTATTCCTCGGCGGTTAAGGAAAGAGTTTGAAATTGAGGAAGGTACGAGGGCTTATATTCAATCTACTTCCGAAGGTATCTTGATAAAACCTTTAACTAAAGCTCACATTAAACGCATGAGGGGCTCATTAAAGGGCAAGGGTGTTTTGAAATGTCTTATTGAAGATCGTGAGAGTGAGAGGGAAAAATAA
- a CDS encoding response regulator: MPKILTQKLLPWMRRSPFSIGLIGGVIVFLTTTAGILNIYQSALNARMQFTRANLVQVAAYLAQEINPALIGKLENPARFKSPEYMAAIEPMLKVHKFSKNISYMYVCGVKDGKIFFILDTAHFPDRIESSRKLTASTLLQDYQKPPPEIMECFQTGTVLTTKSFYHDEYGTFLSVFAPVKDPSGRIVAVLGMDVDRADYNRLISPLRKMMYSGIMIATLISAVTACLIGWLSSKSISLYRRLGMEQALIVKDRELIGATLNSSADGIMTFESIRDESGGIMDFKILLVNDAAARLTGQSKDQLVGARLLSRFPGIKTEGLFKKYSRVVETGQRTDFVHQYIHENIDKYFHTVVTKLHDGFAVAFTDITESRRMEKEIKGIQERWELALAANQDGVWDWNLLDHTVFFSPQAMEMIGYPPSDQPMPIKEWTKFIHPDDCAKVEHDLQLHLKGVTPIYQNEHRIRHEDGTYIWILDRGKALVDESSQPVRMVGTHTDITASKSLLIELAQAKDAAENADKAKSEFLAVMSHEIRTPMNSVIGFAQLLADTPLEKQQKEFVGNIVSSGESLLTLINSILDFSKVESGTLDLEKSPLNLHDLIEGVLDTVSATASQQGTETAYALAPDMPEWFIGDSHRLRQIILNLVSNAVKFTTGGSVVVSVAYDRGGTPESLPVRIAVKDTGIGMTPETVSRLFAPFTQADSSTTRRFGGTGLGLAISRKFARLMGGDIFVESTPGKGSTFTVSIPLCPDHSPSENNDATTEIYQALSGKNILIVDDLEMNRHLLSRILSHWSIGSLLAASASEAMDILQSPPCRIDCVITDMMMPEINGIELSQRIKNLPAAAGIPLILLSSAGDKSDVIRDNKSLFVETLSKPVHYRSLMNALCKAFGIALPGDGYIKTGDRMNESSLRITFEGMGLKVLLVEDNYINQKVALIMLSKMGLDVTPVTDGSEAVEKILSTPFHIILMDVQMPGIDGWEATRQIRAKWKKEMGNPPYIIALTANALVGDRERSLTSGMDDYLSKPVRSQDLAEAIERYRKHALIRPA; the protein is encoded by the coding sequence ATGCCTAAAATACTTACGCAAAAACTCCTGCCTTGGATGAGGCGCAGCCCCTTCTCGATTGGGCTCATCGGGGGGGTAATTGTATTCCTGACTACGACAGCGGGAATCCTGAATATCTACCAGAGTGCGCTGAATGCCCGGATGCAATTCACCCGGGCGAACCTTGTCCAGGTCGCGGCATACTTGGCGCAGGAAATTAATCCGGCCCTGATCGGGAAGCTGGAAAATCCGGCCCGATTCAAATCTCCAGAGTACATGGCTGCGATTGAACCCATGCTCAAAGTCCATAAATTCAGTAAAAATATCAGTTACATGTATGTTTGCGGGGTTAAGGATGGGAAAATCTTTTTTATTCTGGATACGGCACATTTCCCCGATCGTATCGAGTCGAGTCGGAAGCTCACAGCCTCCACCCTTCTGCAAGATTATCAGAAGCCCCCTCCGGAAATCATGGAGTGTTTCCAGACTGGCACAGTCCTTACGACAAAAAGCTTTTACCATGACGAATACGGCACATTCCTGAGTGTATTTGCCCCGGTCAAAGACCCATCCGGACGGATCGTCGCGGTGCTCGGGATGGACGTCGATCGTGCCGATTATAATAGATTGATCTCCCCGCTGAGGAAGATGATGTACTCGGGTATCATGATCGCTACATTGATCAGTGCCGTGACAGCGTGCCTGATCGGATGGCTCTCCTCGAAATCAATCAGCCTCTACCGCAGGCTCGGGATGGAGCAGGCCCTTATCGTCAAGGATCGTGAATTAATCGGCGCTACACTCAATAGCTCGGCTGACGGGATCATGACCTTTGAGTCGATCAGGGATGAGTCAGGGGGGATTATGGATTTTAAAATCCTGCTCGTCAACGATGCCGCCGCCCGGCTCACTGGACAATCTAAGGATCAGCTCGTGGGCGCGCGGCTCCTGTCCCGGTTCCCGGGCATTAAAACCGAAGGCCTCTTCAAAAAATACTCTAGGGTAGTGGAAACAGGACAGCGGACGGATTTTGTCCATCAATACATCCACGAAAATATCGACAAATATTTCCACACCGTCGTGACCAAGCTCCATGACGGATTCGCCGTGGCTTTCACGGATATTACCGAGTCCAGGCGCATGGAGAAGGAAATCAAGGGCATCCAAGAACGCTGGGAGCTCGCTCTCGCCGCCAATCAAGACGGGGTCTGGGACTGGAATCTCCTCGATCATACCGTATTTTTCTCACCCCAGGCGATGGAGATGATCGGGTATCCCCCCTCCGACCAGCCCATGCCGATCAAAGAATGGACAAAATTCATCCATCCTGACGACTGTGCCAAAGTGGAGCATGATCTCCAGCTGCATTTAAAAGGGGTCACACCGATATATCAGAATGAACACCGCATCCGCCACGAGGATGGCACCTATATCTGGATCCTTGACCGGGGGAAAGCCCTCGTGGATGAGTCCTCTCAACCGGTCCGTATGGTCGGGACACACACGGATATTACCGCGAGCAAATCGCTTTTAATCGAGCTGGCACAGGCGAAGGATGCCGCTGAAAATGCTGACAAGGCCAAAAGTGAATTCCTCGCTGTCATGAGCCATGAGATCCGTACCCCGATGAATTCGGTCATCGGTTTTGCTCAGTTACTTGCCGACACACCCTTAGAGAAACAGCAGAAGGAATTTGTCGGCAATATCGTCTCCAGTGGTGAATCACTGCTGACGCTGATTAATTCCATCCTAGATTTCTCGAAAGTCGAGAGTGGTACCCTCGATCTGGAAAAGAGCCCCTTGAATCTCCATGATTTGATCGAAGGGGTGCTGGACACCGTTTCAGCCACTGCCTCCCAGCAGGGTACGGAGACGGCCTACGCCCTCGCCCCGGATATGCCGGAGTGGTTCATCGGAGACAGTCACCGCCTACGCCAGATCATTTTGAATCTCGTGAGTAATGCCGTGAAATTCACCACAGGAGGATCGGTAGTCGTCTCGGTAGCCTATGATCGTGGGGGGACACCCGAGAGTCTGCCTGTGAGAATCGCGGTCAAAGACACTGGGATCGGTATGACTCCCGAAACGGTCTCCCGGCTCTTTGCACCCTTCACCCAGGCCGACTCTTCCACGACTCGGCGTTTCGGGGGGACAGGTTTAGGACTCGCGATCTCACGGAAATTCGCCCGGTTGATGGGGGGCGATATTTTCGTCGAGAGCACTCCCGGTAAAGGCTCGACTTTCACAGTGTCTATCCCGCTTTGTCCTGACCATTCCCCTAGCGAGAATAATGATGCCACTACGGAAATATACCAGGCCTTGTCAGGGAAAAATATCCTCATTGTGGATGATCTGGAGATGAATCGCCATTTGCTCTCCCGGATATTGAGCCATTGGTCTATCGGTAGCTTGTTGGCGGCCTCGGCCAGTGAGGCCATGGACATCCTCCAGTCCCCGCCGTGCCGGATTGATTGTGTCATTACTGATATGATGATGCCGGAGATTAACGGGATCGAGCTTTCCCAGCGGATAAAAAATCTGCCCGCCGCAGCCGGAATCCCTTTGATCCTCTTATCCTCCGCAGGGGATAAGTCCGACGTTATTAGGGATAATAAATCCCTTTTTGTGGAAACCCTTTCCAAACCCGTCCATTACCGCAGCTTGATGAATGCCCTTTGTAAAGCCTTCGGCATCGCCCTGCCCGGCGATGGATACATCAAGACAGGGGATCGGATGAATGAGTCCTCCTTGAGAATTACTTTTGAGGGTATGGGACTCAAAGTCCTGCTCGTGGAGGATAATTATATTAATCAAAAAGTCGCCTTGATCATGCTCTCGAAAATGGGCCTCGATGTCACGCCCGTTACCGATGGTAGTGAAGCCGTCGAGAAAATCCTCTCGACGCCTTTTCACATTATCCTGATGGATGTGCAAATGCCCGGTATCGACGGATGGGAAGCCACACGCCAGATCCGTGCCAAATGGAAAAAAGAAATGGGTAATCCCCCCTACATCATCGCCCTCACGGCAAATGCCCTCGTCGGCGACCGGGAGAGATCCCTCACCTCCGGCATGGACGACTACCTCTCCAAACCCGTGAGATCCCAAGACCTCGCCGAGGCGATCGAACGCTACCGCAAGCATGCTTTGATCCGACCCGCATGA
- a CDS encoding carbonic anhydrase: MDDLTKLLENNRQWAEAITRGHPVFLEQLSRQQSPEYLWIACSDSRVPANEIVGLMPGELFVHRNIAIVKDAWLRDQDLTIHGWIYGLEDGHLRDMHMTVSRAEGLPAVNEQALKRLDQPGPQG; this comes from the coding sequence ATGGATGATCTGACAAAACTCCTCGAAAACAACCGCCAATGGGCGGAGGCGATCACCCGGGGACATCCCGTTTTTTTGGAGCAACTCTCCCGCCAGCAATCCCCCGAATACCTCTGGATCGCCTGCTCAGACAGCCGAGTCCCGGCTAATGAAATCGTCGGCCTGATGCCTGGGGAACTCTTTGTCCACCGGAATATCGCCATCGTCAAAGATGCCTGGCTCAGGGATCAGGACCTCACCATCCACGGCTGGATCTACGGGCTCGAAGACGGTCACCTCCGCGACATGCACATGACCGTCAGCCGGGCTGAGGGACTCCCCGCCGTCAATGAACAAGCCCTCAAACGCCTGGATCAACCCGGACCACAGGGTTAA
- a CDS encoding RecQ family ATP-dependent DNA helicase: MLTPLAYETLEKRFGFRQFLDEQEEIIASVLSGRDTLVVMPTGGGKSLCYQFPALMLEGLTLVISPLIALMKDQVDALARRGIDACLVNSTLTPAEQRDRINAIIRGEYKIVYIAPERFRHRSFVDALKSVRLSLVAVDEAHCVSQWGHDFRPDYLGIGRAMEEIGRPPIVALTATATPDVRSDIVKQLALREPAEFIAGFERPNLSLSIVDTDTVAEKLKAIEKLASERKTGIIYAATRKNVEKISAHLHNEGIAHTAYHAGLPDEQRRAAQEKFISREVPIAVATNAFGMGIDRGDLRFVAHFDIPGSIEAYYQEVGRAGRDGEPSECVLLFNYADTRTQEFFIEGANPSPELIRDIYIWLRAQPGHDVQLSLADMAEKIPNLKNDMALGSALALLDRRGYIERYDIPGQRVKGTKLLKPETTAGALDLDDQALKVKAARDFAKLDKMVAIAYSRVCRQQFILDYFGERDTEPCGQCDVCASGRVQVIREGTSTETETTRKALSAVARMCTRQEDGSWAGRFGAGRIIQVLMGSHSKEVLDARLDELSTYGLLKSFSKNYLHNLFDTFKTAGLIESSGGQYPVVNLTPDGESVMRGKTTPRLCWPSLHEAPSRSKLPEASTGKTPATKKTVSPAGSTYQETLRLFKTGSTLAQIAKIRDMNLTTIEDHMARLLATKAPGLSIDSLVPLERQGIILAKAPSEVTTLRSVKELLPDYSYMEIKCTLAAHGRYRPV; the protein is encoded by the coding sequence ATGCTCACCCCCCTCGCATACGAAACCCTCGAAAAACGATTCGGCTTCCGTCAATTCCTCGATGAGCAGGAGGAGATCATCGCTTCTGTCCTTTCCGGCCGTGATACCCTCGTAGTCATGCCCACCGGCGGGGGTAAATCCCTCTGTTACCAATTCCCCGCTCTCATGCTCGAAGGACTCACCTTGGTCATTTCCCCTTTGATCGCCCTGATGAAAGACCAGGTCGATGCCCTCGCCCGCCGCGGCATCGATGCTTGCCTGGTCAATAGCACCTTGACCCCCGCCGAACAACGCGACCGTATCAATGCCATTATCCGCGGGGAATACAAAATCGTTTACATCGCCCCGGAACGTTTCCGCCACCGCAGCTTTGTCGATGCCCTCAAAAGTGTCCGGCTCAGCCTCGTCGCCGTCGATGAGGCACACTGCGTCTCCCAATGGGGCCATGATTTCCGCCCGGATTACCTCGGCATCGGGCGGGCCATGGAGGAGATCGGCCGCCCGCCCATCGTCGCCCTGACTGCGACGGCCACCCCCGATGTCCGCAGTGATATCGTGAAGCAACTTGCACTGCGGGAACCTGCGGAATTCATCGCTGGATTCGAGCGTCCGAATCTGAGCTTGTCGATCGTCGATACAGACACCGTCGCTGAGAAACTCAAAGCCATCGAAAAACTCGCCAGCGAACGTAAAACAGGCATCATCTACGCTGCCACCCGCAAAAATGTAGAGAAAATCTCCGCTCATCTGCATAACGAAGGCATCGCTCACACCGCTTACCATGCCGGACTCCCCGATGAGCAACGCAGAGCCGCCCAAGAGAAATTCATCTCCCGCGAGGTCCCGATCGCCGTGGCGACAAATGCCTTTGGCATGGGCATCGACCGCGGAGACCTGCGTTTCGTCGCCCACTTCGACATCCCCGGTAGTATCGAGGCTTATTATCAGGAGGTCGGGCGTGCCGGCCGCGATGGGGAACCCAGCGAATGTGTCTTACTCTTTAACTACGCCGATACCCGCACGCAGGAGTTTTTTATCGAGGGCGCAAATCCCTCTCCTGAGTTAATCCGGGATATTTACATCTGGCTACGCGCCCAGCCCGGCCATGATGTCCAGCTCTCCCTTGCCGACATGGCTGAAAAAATCCCGAACCTGAAAAATGACATGGCCCTGGGCTCCGCTCTGGCCCTCCTCGACCGCCGGGGGTATATCGAGCGTTACGACATTCCCGGCCAGCGCGTGAAGGGGACAAAACTCCTCAAGCCGGAGACCACCGCCGGAGCCCTCGACCTCGATGACCAAGCCCTCAAGGTCAAAGCCGCCCGCGATTTTGCCAAGCTCGATAAAATGGTCGCTATCGCCTACTCCCGTGTCTGCCGCCAGCAATTCATCCTCGATTATTTTGGGGAACGCGATACCGAGCCCTGTGGCCAATGCGACGTCTGCGCCTCTGGGCGCGTCCAGGTCATCCGAGAGGGCACCTCCACAGAAACCGAAACCACCCGCAAAGCTCTCAGTGCTGTGGCACGGATGTGCACTCGCCAAGAGGACGGATCATGGGCAGGACGTTTCGGGGCCGGACGGATTATCCAGGTCCTCATGGGCAGCCATTCGAAGGAAGTCCTCGACGCACGCCTCGATGAATTGTCCACTTACGGACTCCTGAAAAGTTTTTCTAAAAATTATCTGCATAACCTTTTTGATACCTTCAAAACAGCCGGACTCATCGAAAGCTCCGGTGGCCAATACCCCGTCGTCAACCTCACCCCCGATGGGGAATCCGTCATGCGCGGCAAGACCACCCCGCGCCTCTGCTGGCCCTCACTCCACGAAGCTCCTTCCCGCAGCAAATTGCCCGAGGCCTCCACTGGTAAAACCCCTGCCACTAAAAAAACAGTCTCTCCGGCCGGGAGCACTTATCAGGAGACCCTCCGCCTTTTCAAAACGGGGTCTACCCTCGCGCAAATCGCTAAAATCAGGGATATGAACCTGACGACGATCGAGGATCACATGGCCCGCCTGCTGGCGACAAAAGCCCCGGGCCTGAGTATCGACTCACTCGTCCCGCTCGAACGCCAAGGCATCATCCTCGCCAAAGCCCCGTCTGAAGTCACCACCCTGCGCTCGGTCAAAGAATTGCTCCCAGACTATTCCTACATGGAAATCAAATGCACCCTCGCCGCCCACGGGCGTTACCGACCCGTATAA
- a CDS encoding PEP-CTERM sorting domain-containing protein (PEP-CTERM proteins occur, often in large numbers, in the proteomes of bacteria that also encode an exosortase, a predicted intramembrane cysteine proteinase. The presence of a PEP-CTERM domain at a protein's C-terminus predicts cleavage within the sorting domain, followed by covalent anchoring to some some component of the (usually Gram-negative) cell surface. Many PEP-CTERM proteins exhibit an unusual sequence composition that includes large numbers of potential glycosylation sites. Expression of one such protein has been shown restore the ability of a bacterium to form floc, a type of biofilm.) → MKLKNTLLSTRRMLSIAVMAAAAQASAAVVYNDISIIDSFGTTPLVGAPTIHTFSVPNADSFLIAKFNFGGIRNENFYQFSGSPTRTFLNRSIINSLYYAQSLSVGQIWSDFAIIDENQWANASSLTTTTFATPGTATDLRADPTYIPFYVLDNTDNQKRYGYIKLATTQSGSGAGATLTLNLEGWAYETSANTYIAMGAGAVPEPSTYVMMAVGLVMSAYGLKISRHRKKQVHCNE, encoded by the coding sequence ATGAAACTTAAAAACACACTCCTCAGTACTCGCCGCATGCTTTCCATCGCGGTGATGGCGGCAGCCGCCCAAGCATCAGCAGCGGTCGTCTATAACGACATTAGCATCATCGATTCGTTTGGGACGACACCTTTAGTCGGCGCGCCAACGATCCACACCTTCAGCGTCCCTAACGCGGATAGTTTCTTGATCGCCAAATTCAACTTCGGCGGTATTAGGAATGAGAACTTCTATCAATTCAGTGGCTCACCCACCCGCACGTTTTTGAACCGCAGCATCATCAACAGCCTCTACTATGCACAATCCCTGAGTGTCGGGCAAATCTGGAGCGACTTTGCGATAATCGATGAAAATCAATGGGCAAACGCTTCCTCACTAACCACTACAACGTTCGCAACTCCGGGCACTGCGACCGACTTGCGCGCAGACCCGACCTATATCCCGTTCTATGTCTTGGACAATACGGATAATCAGAAAAGGTATGGATACATCAAGCTGGCTACGACCCAGAGCGGATCCGGTGCCGGGGCGACTCTCACGCTGAACCTCGAGGGCTGGGCCTACGAGACCAGTGCCAATACATACATCGCCATGGGAGCGGGTGCAGTTCCAGAACCCTCGACATACGTAATGATGGCGGTGGGACTCGTGATGAGCGCCTACGGCCTGAAAATCAGCCGCCACAGAAAAAAACAAGTTCATTGTAATGAGTAA
- a CDS encoding GDP-L-fucose synthase: MDKNSKIFVAGHQGLVGSALVKVLKGDGFNNLLLRTREELDLMDQKGVFDFFSQEKPSYVFVAAAKVGGINANSSYPADFLYMNLQIQNNIIEASYRSGVDKLLFLGSSCIYPKKPQIPIREEELLSGPLEPTNEWYAIAKIAGLKMCQAYWKQYGCKFVSVMPTNLYGPGDNYDLQNSHVLPAMIRRFHEAKTAGKDSVTLWGSGSPKREFLYSEDLARACLVVMEKYEVNETINIGCGDDMTIKELAETVASVVGFEGRLEWDTTKPDGTTRKLLESSKIFALGWAPSVTLRDGIALAYEDFLKRFARD; encoded by the coding sequence ATGGACAAAAATTCAAAAATCTTTGTAGCCGGACACCAAGGATTAGTGGGTAGTGCCTTGGTAAAAGTGCTTAAAGGTGACGGATTCAACAACTTGCTCCTCAGGACAAGGGAAGAACTCGACCTAATGGATCAAAAGGGAGTTTTCGACTTTTTTTCACAGGAGAAACCGTCCTATGTCTTTGTGGCGGCCGCAAAAGTCGGCGGAATCAATGCAAATAGCTCTTATCCCGCCGATTTCCTCTACATGAATCTCCAGATCCAGAATAATATTATTGAAGCTTCCTACCGCAGCGGCGTGGACAAATTGCTCTTTTTGGGTAGTTCCTGTATCTACCCTAAAAAACCCCAAATCCCCATCCGCGAGGAAGAGCTACTCTCCGGGCCGCTCGAACCCACCAATGAATGGTATGCTATTGCCAAAATCGCAGGCCTCAAAATGTGCCAGGCCTACTGGAAACAATACGGGTGTAAATTTGTCAGCGTCATGCCGACGAATCTCTATGGCCCGGGGGATAATTATGATTTGCAGAATTCCCACGTGCTCCCGGCCATGATCCGGCGTTTCCATGAGGCGAAAACCGCTGGCAAGGATTCCGTGACCCTCTGGGGGAGCGGTTCACCCAAAAGGGAATTCCTCTACAGTGAAGACCTCGCCCGTGCTTGTCTGGTAGTGATGGAAAAATATGAGGTAAATGAAACGATTAATATCGGGTGTGGTGATGACATGACCATTAAAGAGCTCGCCGAGACGGTCGCATCCGTCGTGGGGTTTGAGGGACGGCTGGAATGGGACACGACCAAACCAGACGGCACCACGCGCAAATTGCTCGAAAGCTCGAAAATCTTCGCCCTCGGCTGGGCTCCTTCCGTCACCCTGCGCGATGGTATCGCCCTCGCCTACGAAGATTTTTTGAAGAGGTTTGCCCGAGATTAA